The proteins below come from a single Deltaproteobacteria bacterium genomic window:
- a CDS encoding DUF362 domain-containing protein — MTQEETVFIPSSGSMEGHLAGLKTLLARMETPYRRGDTVGIKLHWGERGNLRYLSPVFAREIVRWLRDQGVGAFVFDTTVLYSGGRRNGADALQTAAEHDFTEDYLGCPVVIADGLDGRELIDLPAGYRHFQTVQVARVFDRATGFFILSHFKGHLEAGFGGAIKNISMGFASRAQKQRMHSDAKPVLIRGNCTRCGTCVEVCPVQAAHWEDDGYPGYNLEVCIGCAQCIGLCPEVALQIKWDTDQLVFQEKLVETAAAVWRLIRGKTLLVNALLNICTECDCLPGKHPLIAPDAGFIGGYHPVVLDRRSVEIVGAPLLDKAHPGLPWNRQFTYAKELGFL; from the coding sequence ATGACACAAGAAGAAACGGTATTCATTCCTTCGTCGGGATCGATGGAGGGTCATTTGGCGGGATTGAAAACCCTCCTGGCGCGTATGGAGACTCCTTACCGGCGGGGTGATACGGTGGGCATCAAGCTTCACTGGGGTGAAAGGGGAAACTTACGCTATCTGTCCCCGGTGTTTGCACGCGAAATTGTGCGTTGGCTTCGTGACCAGGGAGTTGGTGCTTTCGTTTTCGATACGACGGTCTTGTATTCCGGGGGGAGGAGAAACGGGGCGGATGCTCTCCAAACGGCGGCGGAGCATGATTTTACGGAGGATTATTTGGGCTGTCCCGTTGTCATTGCCGATGGCCTTGATGGACGGGAGCTCATCGACTTGCCCGCCGGTTACAGACATTTTCAAACCGTACAGGTGGCCCGGGTATTTGATAGGGCAACCGGATTTTTCATTCTTTCCCACTTCAAGGGGCACCTGGAAGCGGGATTCGGCGGTGCCATCAAAAATATTTCGATGGGGTTTGCTTCAAGGGCGCAGAAGCAGCGTATGCACAGCGATGCCAAGCCGGTTTTGATTCGCGGGAACTGTACGCGATGCGGCACATGCGTTGAGGTTTGCCCTGTCCAGGCCGCCCACTGGGAAGACGATGGCTATCCCGGTTACAACCTGGAAGTCTGTATCGGCTGTGCCCAGTGTATCGGCCTTTGTCCCGAAGTGGCGCTTCAGATCAAATGGGATACGGACCAACTGGTTTTTCAGGAGAAACTTGTTGAGACAGCCGCCGCTGTCTGGCGTCTGATCCGGGGAAAGACGCTGTTGGTTAATGCGCTGTTGAATATCTGTACGGAGTGTGACTGCCTGCCGGGGAAGCATCCACTGATTGCCCCCGATGCCGGTTTCATTGGGGGATACCACCCGGTTGTGCTTGACCGCCGATCCGTTGAAATCGTCGGCGCCCCCCTTCTGGATAAAGCGCATCCGGGATTGCCATGGAATCGACAGTTTACCTATGCGAAAGAACTGGGTTTTTTGTGA
- a CDS encoding sodium-dependent transporter, translating to MIKKQKRENWGSKLGVILAVAGSAVGLGNFLRFPVQAANNGGGAFMIPYFISLLLIGIPMMWVEWTIGRYGGAHGHTTAPGMFHRLWNNRLGKYFGVIGVFGPLVIFIYYIYIESWLLGYSFYSLSGVLSDIPDKESMAKFLSAYQGLESGGRFGGLLPAFFFFIITIGLNFFVLFRGVSRGIERLCKAAMPLLFLAALALLIRVVTLAPPYPDKPDWSVLNGFGYLWNPDFSALLDAKTWLAAAGQVFFTLSVGIGVILTYASYLRRNDDIALSGLTAASTNEFTEIVLGGSIVIPLAFAFFGPDGMREIASSGAFNLSFVTMPFIFSKISLGAFFSFLWIFLLFLAGLTSSISLIEPMVAFIRDNFRMKRKKAVVIVGVLVFFLCQPAIFFLGHGVVDELDFWGGTFCLVLFGTIDSILFAWASGINQAWDEMHLGALIKIPRVYKWIIKYVTPPLLLVILGTWIVQQGWDTIIMKHVRAEDVPYILFTRLGLVCMFLVLAVLVYIWHKKSFGGGEK from the coding sequence ATGATTAAAAAACAAAAGAGAGAAAACTGGGGTTCCAAATTGGGGGTTATCCTGGCGGTTGCAGGGAGCGCCGTCGGTTTGGGAAATTTTTTAAGGTTTCCCGTTCAGGCCGCCAACAACGGGGGCGGGGCCTTTATGATTCCTTATTTTATATCACTCCTGCTGATAGGAATTCCCATGATGTGGGTGGAGTGGACCATCGGTCGTTATGGAGGCGCTCACGGTCACACGACCGCACCCGGGATGTTTCATCGTCTGTGGAATAACCGGTTGGGAAAATATTTTGGCGTAATCGGTGTCTTCGGCCCTTTGGTTATCTTCATTTATTATATTTATATCGAATCCTGGCTTCTGGGATACAGTTTCTATTCTCTCTCCGGAGTCCTCTCGGACATTCCCGATAAGGAATCCATGGCGAAATTTCTTTCCGCTTATCAGGGCCTGGAATCGGGTGGCCGTTTCGGCGGCCTCCTGCCGGCCTTTTTTTTCTTCATCATTACCATCGGGTTAAATTTTTTCGTACTCTTCCGGGGGGTGTCAAGAGGGATCGAACGGCTCTGCAAGGCGGCGATGCCCCTCCTGTTTCTGGCGGCCCTGGCACTCCTGATTCGTGTCGTTACCCTGGCTCCTCCATATCCGGACAAACCGGACTGGAGTGTCCTCAACGGATTCGGATACTTGTGGAACCCCGATTTTTCGGCTCTTTTGGATGCGAAAACGTGGCTTGCCGCTGCCGGGCAGGTCTTTTTCACCCTCAGTGTCGGAATCGGTGTGATTCTCACTTATGCCAGTTATTTGCGGAGAAATGATGACATTGCCCTCTCGGGTTTGACGGCGGCTTCCACCAACGAGTTCACGGAAATTGTTCTGGGAGGCAGCATTGTCATTCCCCTCGCCTTTGCCTTTTTCGGTCCCGACGGAATGAGAGAGATCGCCTCCAGCGGGGCCTTCAATCTGAGCTTTGTGACCATGCCGTTTATATTTTCAAAAATTTCGCTCGGGGCGTTTTTTTCCTTCCTGTGGATTTTTTTGCTGTTTCTGGCGGGTTTAACCTCGTCCATCTCTCTGATTGAGCCAATGGTGGCCTTTATTCGGGATAATTTTCGGATGAAACGCAAAAAAGCCGTCGTGATCGTGGGTGTCCTGGTCTTTTTCCTGTGTCAGCCGGCGATCTTTTTTCTCGGCCATGGCGTGGTGGATGAACTGGATTTCTGGGGCGGAACCTTCTGTCTGGTTCTTTTCGGAACGATCGACTCAATCCTGTTTGCCTGGGCATCCGGAATCAACCAGGCCTGGGATGAAATGCATCTTGGGGCGCTAATCAAAATCCCACGCGTTTACAAATGGATCATTAAATACGTGACCCCTCCCCTTCTTTTGGTCATCCTCGGCACCTGGATTGTTCAGCAGGGATGGGATACAATCATCATGAAACATGTCAGGGCGGAGGACGTACCGTATATCCTTTTTACGCGTTTGGGATTGGTGTGCATGTTTTTGGTTCTGGCGGTGCTGGTTTATATATGGCATAAGAAATCATTCGGCGGGGGAGAAAAATGA
- the rpsA gene encoding 30S ribosomal protein S1 produces MSEENNSLTSQGDEKSFAELLEESGLASDYLHPGQKVDAVIVRITPEWIFLDLGGKSEGYLDRRELQDDQGNLAVREGDRIAAYFLSSKHNEKLFTTRVGGGEAGQSFLEEAYRNGIPVEGLVEKEIKGGYEIRVGDNTRGFCPHSQMGLQKTDDPQSYIGKKIIFRIMEYGEKGRQLVLSSRVIQEEEQRIRRAQLKETLKEGMVLRGKVVSLANFGAFVDLDGIQGLIPMAELGWGRVDNIHDILVVGQELDVKVITLDWERDRVGLSLKACLPDPWDTVEQTLFEGSVHSGRIVGLTNFGAFVNLVPGIDGLVHISKLGRGKRINHPSEVVAVGQVLNVQVERIDRDQKRVALSPVRNEKEEGDAPGAEKEDYRQYIEKPATSLGSLGDLLKARTPRDKKER; encoded by the coding sequence ATGTCAGAAGAAAACAATTCGTTAACGAGTCAGGGGGATGAGAAGAGCTTCGCCGAACTTCTGGAAGAATCGGGACTGGCCAGTGATTACCTGCATCCAGGCCAGAAAGTGGACGCTGTGATTGTCAGAATTACGCCCGAGTGGATCTTTCTGGATCTGGGCGGGAAAAGTGAAGGGTATCTGGACAGACGAGAATTGCAGGACGATCAGGGAAATCTGGCGGTCCGGGAGGGGGATCGGATTGCCGCCTATTTTCTTTCTTCGAAACATAACGAAAAGCTCTTCACCACCAGGGTAGGCGGCGGCGAAGCGGGTCAATCTTTTTTGGAAGAAGCTTATCGGAACGGTATTCCCGTTGAGGGACTGGTGGAGAAAGAGATCAAGGGCGGCTATGAAATCAGGGTCGGCGACAATACCCGTGGGTTTTGTCCCCATTCCCAGATGGGCCTGCAGAAAACGGATGATCCTCAGAGTTACATCGGAAAGAAGATAATTTTCCGGATCATGGAGTACGGTGAAAAGGGACGGCAGCTTGTCTTGTCGAGTCGGGTGATCCAGGAGGAGGAACAGCGGATACGTCGGGCGCAGCTCAAGGAAACCCTGAAGGAAGGCATGGTTCTGAGGGGAAAGGTGGTTTCCCTCGCCAATTTTGGCGCCTTCGTCGATCTGGACGGGATCCAGGGACTGATTCCCATGGCGGAACTTGGCTGGGGTCGGGTCGATAATATTCACGATATCCTGGTGGTCGGCCAGGAACTGGATGTCAAGGTTATCACGTTGGATTGGGAGAGGGATCGGGTTGGATTGAGCTTGAAGGCCTGCCTGCCCGACCCATGGGATACGGTTGAACAGACTTTGTTCGAGGGCTCCGTTCACTCCGGCCGGATTGTCGGCCTGACGAATTTCGGCGCCTTTGTCAATCTGGTCCCCGGTATCGACGGCCTCGTGCATATCTCAAAACTGGGAAGGGGTAAGCGAATCAATCATCCAAGTGAGGTGGTTGCTGTGGGCCAGGTCTTGAATGTTCAGGTGGAGAGGATCGACCGGGATCAGAAACGTGTTGCTCTGTCCCCTGTTCGGAACGAAAAAGAGGAAGGTGACGCCCCCGGCGCCGAGAAAGAGGATTATCGGCAGTATATCGAAAAGCCCGCCACCTCCCTCGGTTCTTTGGGTGACCTGTTGAAAGCCAGGACCCCTCGTGATAAAAAGGAAAGGTAA
- a CDS encoding PAS domain S-box protein, giving the protein MDKGKRRDVLRNDRRSPAPEVLLSSILDAVPDVVLGVRERAVVFANHAVESVFGWKCDELIGRSTRVLYRSDEEYEEIGERVYPVLEDWRTFSTQFPCRHRNGQDMICQVSVSRIGDSLRDKMVVATYQDITERRKAEIEKGLIDGERLKRSEQEKALILDTMSELVIYLDRDLKINWSNNAVHESFNLPAGSTLGRPCYEVLHKRSEPCTTCLVLDALKTGEPQELADFSSYGRRWRIRVYPVFSEEKTLLGAVEMVTDVTERRNAEEALKDREEKFRAIFAQAVNLLGLIDLKGRQIMANDVSAAFVGVSPEHLVGNLFWKNPWWRHSRKEQQTIRESVQRGVKGEMSTFETTCLDHAGVLHHLVYSLKPIRDARGRVKILLAEGRDITDRKEMEDAVRESENNYRTIFEAVHDGIFIQDMQNGEILDTNLKALEIFGYRSKEKIRGFTLGDFSVNEPPYTAEGALQYIHKAASEGPQSFDWLGRKKDGEQVWLEVNLKKVSLKKRDCIITVVRDITERRREEEEKKKLELQIQQALKMEAIGTLAGGIAHDFNNILMGIQGYASLMLLNIGPGESCYQRLKAIERQVANGADLTKQLLGFARRGRYEVKTTDMNDLIQKTAAMFARTKKEVRIQERYREGLWVVEVDQGQMEQALLNLFVNAWQAMPGGGILYLETANVVLDETYVKPYQIRWGPYAKLSVTDTGVGMDGETRQRIFEPFFTTKEMKRGTGLGLASTYGIIKGHGGFINVYSEPGHGTTFNIYLPASEKVGPVEEPLAREIKTGREGILLVDDESSIVEVTQEILEELGYRVLVAQNGEDAVEMFRSNRDQIDLVILDMIMPGMGGGEVYDRLREMNPDVRVILSSGYSINGEATEIMKRGVRFFLQKPFTVADLSARVREVLDKKS; this is encoded by the coding sequence ATGGATAAGGGCAAAAGAAGAGACGTGTTGCGAAACGACAGGCGTTCACCGGCTCCCGAGGTGCTTCTGTCTTCCATCCTTGACGCCGTTCCCGATGTCGTGCTGGGTGTCCGGGAGCGAGCCGTTGTTTTTGCCAATCATGCCGTGGAATCCGTGTTCGGATGGAAATGTGACGAATTGATCGGCCGGAGCACCCGCGTTCTCTACCGGTCTGATGAAGAATACGAAGAAATAGGAGAACGGGTTTATCCTGTTCTTGAGGATTGGAGAACCTTTTCCACTCAGTTTCCCTGCCGCCACCGCAATGGGCAGGACATGATTTGTCAAGTCAGTGTCTCGCGGATCGGGGACTCTCTCAGAGACAAAATGGTCGTTGCCACGTATCAGGATATTACGGAGCGACGAAAGGCGGAAATCGAGAAGGGCCTGATCGACGGGGAACGCCTGAAGCGCTCTGAGCAGGAGAAAGCCCTCATCCTCGACACCATGTCGGAACTGGTGATTTATCTCGACCGGGACCTGAAGATCAACTGGTCCAACAATGCTGTCCATGAATCTTTCAACCTGCCGGCAGGATCCACTTTGGGCCGGCCCTGTTACGAGGTCTTGCACAAACGGAGCGAGCCCTGTACCACCTGTCTGGTTCTCGATGCGCTGAAAACGGGGGAACCCCAGGAATTGGCCGATTTTTCCTCTTATGGCCGCCGGTGGCGAATCCGCGTGTACCCGGTGTTCAGTGAAGAAAAAACCCTGCTGGGCGCGGTTGAGATGGTGACGGATGTAACGGAACGACGCAACGCGGAAGAGGCACTCAAGGACCGGGAGGAGAAGTTCAGGGCCATTTTTGCCCAGGCCGTCAACCTGCTGGGATTGATCGATCTGAAGGGAAGGCAGATCATGGCGAATGATGTCTCCGCCGCCTTTGTCGGCGTATCGCCGGAACATCTTGTCGGCAATTTATTCTGGAAAAATCCCTGGTGGCGTCACAGTCGCAAGGAACAGCAGACCATACGAGAATCGGTACAGCGTGGCGTAAAAGGGGAAATGTCCACATTCGAAACCACTTGCCTTGATCATGCCGGTGTCCTTCATCATCTTGTCTATTCACTGAAGCCCATTCGTGATGCCCGGGGTCGTGTGAAAATCCTTCTCGCCGAGGGGCGGGATATTACGGACCGGAAAGAGATGGAGGATGCCGTCCGGGAGTCGGAAAACAATTACCGGACGATTTTTGAAGCGGTTCATGACGGCATTTTCATCCAGGATATGCAAAACGGGGAGATTCTGGACACAAACCTCAAGGCCTTGGAAATTTTTGGGTACCGTTCCAAGGAGAAGATCCGGGGATTCACCCTCGGTGATTTCAGCGTAAATGAACCGCCTTACACGGCGGAGGGTGCGTTGCAATACATTCACAAGGCCGCGTCGGAGGGACCGCAGAGTTTTGACTGGCTGGGCAGGAAAAAGGACGGGGAACAGGTCTGGCTGGAAGTCAACCTTAAAAAGGTTTCACTGAAGAAACGGGATTGTATCATCACCGTGGTTCGGGATATCACTGAAAGAAGGCGGGAAGAGGAGGAGAAAAAGAAGCTTGAACTCCAGATTCAGCAGGCTCTGAAGATGGAGGCCATCGGCACGTTGGCCGGCGGGATCGCTCATGATTTCAATAATATCCTCATGGGAATTCAGGGTTATGCATCCCTCATGCTGTTGAACATCGGGCCGGGTGAGTCCTGCTACCAGAGGCTGAAAGCCATCGAACGCCAGGTGGCAAACGGTGCGGACCTGACAAAGCAGCTCTTGGGGTTTGCCCGCAGGGGGCGATATGAAGTGAAAACAACGGACATGAACGACCTGATCCAGAAGACGGCGGCCATGTTCGCACGGACCAAGAAGGAAGTTCGGATCCAGGAAAGGTATCGTGAAGGACTCTGGGTAGTGGAGGTTGACCAAGGACAGATGGAACAGGCCCTGCTCAATCTTTTTGTGAATGCCTGGCAGGCCATGCCGGGAGGGGGAATCCTCTATCTCGAAACGGCTAACGTCGTTCTGGACGAGACTTATGTCAAGCCTTATCAAATCAGGTGGGGACCCTACGCGAAGCTCTCCGTGACCGATACGGGTGTCGGTATGGATGGCGAAACGAGGCAGCGCATCTTCGAGCCCTTTTTCACGACGAAGGAGATGAAACGCGGCACCGGTCTGGGCCTGGCCTCCACCTACGGCATCATCAAGGGCCACGGCGGATTCATCAACGTTTACAGTGAACCGGGTCACGGCACGACCTTCAATATCTATCTGCCCGCATCCGAGAAGGTCGGACCGGTGGAAGAGCCGTTGGCTCGGGAGATCAAAACGGGCCGGGAAGGTATTCTCCTGGTGGACGATGAAAGCAGTATTGTCGAGGTCACGCAGGAAATCCTCGAGGAACTGGGGTATCGGGTCCTGGTTGCCCAAAACGGGGAGGACGCGGTGGAGATGTTCCGGTCGAACAGAGACCAGATCGATCTGGTCATCCTGGATATGATCATGCCCGGGATGGGGGGCGGTGAAGTCTATGACCGATTGCGGGAAATGAACCCGGATGTGCGGGTCATTCTGTCCAGCGGCTACAGCATCAACGGGGAGGCCACGGAAATCATGAAAAGGGGCGTTCGCTTCTTCCTGCAGAAGCCTTTCACCGTAGCGGATCTGTCCGCACGGGTGCGTGAGGTTCTGGACAAGAAGTCGTAA